In one Mucilaginibacter ginsenosidivorax genomic region, the following are encoded:
- a CDS encoding DUF1801 domain-containing protein, which produces MPKEEVTDLLRFLYEFSPGVREKAIWLREFVWDLYPQANELIYDNYNALAFGWSPTEKLGQTFCSVAAYRGGNQNVHFGFYWGSEIADPQNLLLGNGSQYRYVLVNNLDDFPKDYMTALIEQAWENSLAKVKNPKDIVHGKTITKMISPKKREAKAKK; this is translated from the coding sequence ATGCCCAAAGAAGAAGTAACCGATTTACTCAGGTTTCTGTACGAGTTTTCGCCCGGGGTGCGTGAAAAAGCAATCTGGCTACGCGAATTTGTGTGGGATTTGTACCCGCAGGCTAATGAACTTATTTATGACAACTACAATGCGTTGGCCTTCGGCTGGTCGCCTACAGAAAAGTTGGGGCAAACTTTTTGTTCGGTAGCGGCCTATCGCGGTGGCAATCAAAACGTACATTTCGGTTTTTATTGGGGATCAGAAATTGCCGACCCACAAAACCTTTTGTTGGGTAACGGCAGTCAATACCGGTATGTGCTTGTAAACAACCTTGATGATTTCCCCAAAGATTATATGACAGCTTTAATTGAGCAGGCCTGGGAAAATTCATTGGCCAAAGTCAAAAATCCTAAAGATATCGTTCATGGCAAAACCATCACCAAAATGATATCGCCAAAAAAACGCGAAGCAAAGGCGAAAAAATAA